The following are encoded together in the Lactuca sativa cultivar Salinas chromosome 1, Lsat_Salinas_v11, whole genome shotgun sequence genome:
- the LOC111915873 gene encoding non-specific lipid-transfer protein-like, with protein MARMVMMVFCVVVTCMVVAETYAQAITCDQVVSDLSPCYGYLTNGGAVSSACCSGVDALNSAANSASARQTACNCLKSFYSSNSGINLSNAASLPSDCGVNLPYKISPSTDCSTVE; from the exons ATGGCTAGAATGGTAATGATGGTCTTTTGTGTAGTCGTTACTTGCATGGTGGTGGCGGAAACCTATGCTCAGGCTATTACCTGTGATCAGGTCGTTAGTGACTTATCGCCATGCTATGGCTACTTAACAAATGGCGGTGCTGTGTCATCGGCATGTTGCAGCGGGGTTGACGCACTCAATAGCGCTGCAAATTCAGCTTCTGCTCGTCAGACTGCATGTAATTGCCTGAAGAGTTTTTACTCATCCAACTCCGGCATCAATCTCTCTAACGCTGCCAGCCTTCCCAGCGACTGTGGTGTCAACCTTCCTTATAAGATCAGTCCAAGCACAGACTGTTCCAC GGTGGAGTGA